The following coding sequences are from one Lolium rigidum isolate FL_2022 chromosome 6, APGP_CSIRO_Lrig_0.1, whole genome shotgun sequence window:
- the LOC124665893 gene encoding gibberellin 3-beta-dioxygenase 2-1-like, whose protein sequence is MPTPSHLSSKDPRYFDFRAARRVPETHAWPGLHDHPVVDGGHSAGEDAVPVVDMRDPGAAEAVARAAEQWGAFLLQGHGVPHELLARVEARIAGMFALPATEKMRAVRRPGDSCGYGSPPISSFFAKSMWSEGYTFSPANLRSDLRRLWPKQGHDYRLFCEVMEEFHGEMRALSDRLMELFLAALGLTGEQATAVEAEHRIAETMTATMHLNWYPKCPDPKRALGLIAHTDSGFFTFVLQSLVPGLQLFRHGPDRWVTVPAEARDAFVVNVGDLFQILTNGRFHSVYHRAVVNRDSDRISLGYFLGPPADTKVAPLREAGGKPAYRAVTWPEYMAVRKKAFTTGASALKMVSASTSDDDLSDLISS, encoded by the exons ATGCCGACGCCGTCGCACCTGAGCAGCAAGGACCCGCGCTACTTCGACTTCCGTGCAGCGCGGCGTGTGCCCGAGACGCACGCGTGGCCGGGGCTGCACGACCACCCGGTGGTGGACGGCGGGCACAGTGCCGGGGAGGACGCCGTGCCGGTAGTGGACATGCGCGACCCaggcgcggcggaggcggtggcgcgggcggcggagcagtGGGGCGCGTTCCTGCTGCAGGGTCACGGCGTGCCCCACGAGCTGCTGGCCCGCGTGGAAGCCAGGATCGCGGGCATGTTCGCGCTGCCGGCGACGGAGAAGATGCGCGCGGTGCGGCGGCCCGGCGACTCGTGCGGCTACGGGTCGCCGCCCATCTCCTCCTTCTTCGCCAAGTCGATGTGGTCGGAGGGGTACACCTTCTCCCCGGCCAACCTCCGGTCCGACCTCCGCAGGCTCTGGCCCAAGCAAGGCCACGACTACCGTCTCTTCTG TGAGGTGATGGAGGAGTTTCACGGCGAGATGCGCGCGCTCTCCGACAGGCTGATGGAACTGTTCCTGGCGGCGCTGGGGCTCACCGGCGAGCAGGCCACCGCCGTGGAGGCCGAGCACAGGATCGCCGAGACCATGACCGCCACCATGCACCTCAACTG GTACCCAAAGTGCCCGGACCCGAAGCGCGCGCTGGGCCTGATCGCGCACACCGACTCGGGCTTCTTCACCTTCGTGCTGCAGAGCCTGGTGCCCGGCCTGCAGCTCTTCCGCCACGGGCCGGACAGGTGGGTCACGGTGCCGGCGGAGGCGCGCGACGCCTTCGTCGTCAACGTCGGAGACCTCTTCCAAATCCTCACCAACGGCCGATTCCACAGCGTCTACCACCGCGCCGTCGTCAACCGCGACAGCGACCGGATTTCGCTCGGATACTTCCTCGGCCCGCCTGCCGACACCAAGGTAGCGCCGCTCAGGGAGGCCGGCGGCAAGCCCGCCTACCGCGCCGTCACCTGGCCCGAGTACATGGCCGTGCGAAAGAAGGCCTTCACCACCGGCGCATCCGCGCTCAAGATGGTCTCCGCCTCCACCTCTGACGACGACCTCTCCGACCTTATCTCGTCGTAG